Proteins found in one Arthrobacter sp. U41 genomic segment:
- a CDS encoding Gfo/Idh/MocA family protein, with protein sequence MTKTLRVAVIGAGRMGADHIQRLNTRIRGAEVAAVVDVDLARAQAAIEGIPGAVALADADEALSNGDVNAVLIATPGFLHEDILFKALAKDIPILCEKPLTPDAESAWRIVQAEEKLGHQRIQVGFMRRFDAEYAALGNIIRSSELGELLMLHHQHRNPTTPAGFTNEMLINDSVVHEFDAIRYFTGEEITSVQVRLGKATRNAPAGQHDPQHVLIETESGVLADVEIFVNAKFGYQVATQASFEDGIVSIGGDTGPSTLSNGRWGGSVTPGFEERFGAAYDVEIQSWVDAALRGEIGGPTAWDGYATAACCEAGVEAQKNGEKVAVKLNAKPALYR encoded by the coding sequence ATGACCAAGACCCTCCGCGTAGCCGTCATCGGCGCCGGCCGAATGGGCGCAGACCACATTCAGCGGCTCAACACCCGTATCCGCGGCGCCGAAGTTGCCGCAGTCGTCGACGTCGACCTGGCCCGTGCCCAGGCCGCCATCGAAGGCATCCCGGGCGCCGTCGCCCTTGCGGACGCCGACGAGGCCCTCAGCAACGGCGACGTCAACGCCGTGCTGATCGCCACCCCGGGTTTCCTGCACGAGGACATCCTGTTCAAGGCGCTCGCCAAGGACATTCCGATCCTCTGCGAGAAGCCGCTCACCCCGGACGCCGAGTCCGCCTGGAGGATCGTCCAGGCCGAGGAAAAGCTCGGCCACCAGCGCATCCAGGTCGGTTTTATGCGACGCTTCGACGCCGAATACGCCGCCCTGGGCAACATCATCCGGAGCTCCGAACTCGGTGAACTGCTGATGCTGCACCACCAGCACCGCAACCCGACCACCCCCGCCGGGTTCACCAACGAAATGCTGATCAACGACTCCGTGGTGCACGAATTCGACGCCATCCGGTACTTCACCGGCGAGGAAATCACCTCCGTCCAGGTCCGCCTCGGCAAGGCCACCCGGAACGCCCCGGCCGGCCAGCACGACCCGCAGCACGTGCTGATCGAAACGGAATCCGGTGTCCTGGCCGACGTGGAGATCTTCGTCAACGCGAAGTTCGGCTACCAGGTGGCCACCCAGGCCTCCTTCGAGGACGGCATCGTCAGCATCGGCGGGGACACGGGCCCGTCCACCCTCAGCAACGGCCGCTGGGGCGGCAGCGTCACCCCGGGCTTCGAGGAGCGCTTCGGGGCCGCCTACGACGTCGAAATCCAGTCCTGGGTGGACGCCGCCCTGCGCGGTGAAATCGGCGGCCCGACGGCCTGGGACGGCTACGCCACCGCCGCCTGCTGCGAGGCCGGCGTCGAGGCGCAGAAGAACGGTGAAAAGGTCGCCGTGAAGCTGAACGCAAAGCCCGCGCTCTACCGCTAG
- a CDS encoding sugar phosphate isomerase/epimerase family protein: MKIALDPTPFHHSHSLLEFPRVVADLGYKYMQMTPHADLIPFYNHPKADDELVGQLAKACRDAGIEIASILPVLRWSGPDEDAREAAVRYWKRAIQIAVDLGVSTMNTEFSGRPEKAEESERAFYRSMEELLPIIEREGIDLLIDPHPDDFVEEGLAAIRVIRGLNSKHVGLVYVASHSFHMQNAPLDIMRAAGDKLRLVHVADTMDHHASHGLRYITNPPGNPVRVHQHLKIGDGDVNWDEFFGGLKEIGFLDREDTVMVSSVFAEDDNAAEVSRYQLETMKQQIQKVSV, encoded by the coding sequence GTGAAAATCGCACTTGATCCAACGCCCTTCCACCACTCGCACAGCCTGCTCGAATTTCCCCGGGTGGTGGCGGACCTCGGCTACAAGTACATGCAGATGACCCCGCACGCCGACCTCATCCCGTTCTACAACCACCCGAAGGCCGACGACGAACTGGTGGGCCAGCTGGCCAAGGCCTGCAGGGACGCCGGGATCGAAATCGCCTCGATCCTGCCGGTGCTGCGCTGGTCCGGCCCGGATGAGGATGCCCGCGAAGCGGCCGTCCGGTACTGGAAGCGTGCCATCCAGATCGCCGTGGACCTGGGTGTCAGCACCATGAACACCGAATTCAGCGGACGCCCGGAGAAGGCCGAGGAATCCGAGCGCGCGTTCTACCGCTCCATGGAGGAACTGCTGCCGATCATCGAACGCGAAGGCATCGACCTGCTGATCGACCCGCACCCGGACGACTTCGTCGAGGAGGGCCTGGCCGCGATCCGGGTGATCCGCGGCCTGAACTCCAAGCACGTCGGCCTGGTCTACGTCGCTTCGCATAGTTTCCATATGCAGAACGCGCCGCTGGACATCATGCGCGCCGCGGGGGACAAGCTCCGCCTGGTCCACGTCGCCGACACCATGGACCACCACGCCTCGCACGGGCTGCGCTACATCACCAACCCGCCCGGCAACCCGGTCCGGGTGCACCAGCACCTGAAAATCGGCGACGGCGACGTCAACTGGGACGAGTTCTTCGGCGGGCTGAAGGAAATCGGCTTCCTCGACCGCGAGGACACCGTGATGGTCTCCAGCGTCTTCGCGGAGGACGACAACGCCGCCGAGGTCTCCCGCTACCAGCTGGAGACCATGAAGCAGCAGATCCAGAAGGTGAGCGTATGA
- a CDS encoding sugar porter family MFS transporter encodes MTSVATAQQRKAPGNHKRALRTATIISTFGGLLFGYDTGVINGALPYMQEDLGLTPLTEGLVTSSLLFGAAFGALFGGRLADRNGRRKMIMVLAVIFLIGTLACTFAPNTEVMILARFVLGLAVGGASVTVPVYLAEVSPSARRGRIVTQNELMIVTGQLLAFIFNAYLGNTFGESGGIWRWMLVIATLPAIALWIGMNFMPESPRWLASMGSFGETLSVLQRIRSQSEARAEFEEVKAMAVEDYKSKMGSWKDLGVPWLRRIFVMGVGLAVIQQITGVNSIMYYGTQILAESGFGREAALTANIANGVISVVATFVGIWLLGKVGRRRMLITGQLGTTAALLSIGFFSLILPEGTARGFVILALTVTFLAFQQGAISPVTWLMLSEIFPLKIRGLGMGASAFVLWTVNFLVGFGFPQLLAAIGLSNTFFVFAVLGVGAIAFAAKYIPETKDKSLEDLEHYFKNVAGKQPATA; translated from the coding sequence ATGACGTCGGTGGCAACCGCCCAACAGCGGAAGGCGCCCGGAAACCACAAACGGGCACTGCGCACCGCGACCATCATCTCCACCTTCGGTGGGTTGCTCTTCGGCTACGACACCGGTGTCATCAACGGCGCCCTGCCGTACATGCAGGAGGACCTGGGCCTCACGCCGCTCACCGAAGGGCTCGTGACCTCCTCGCTGCTCTTCGGCGCAGCCTTCGGCGCCCTGTTCGGCGGGCGGCTCGCGGACCGTAACGGACGACGCAAAATGATCATGGTGCTCGCCGTCATCTTCCTGATCGGCACCCTCGCCTGCACCTTCGCCCCGAACACCGAAGTGATGATCCTGGCCCGCTTCGTCCTCGGCCTTGCCGTCGGCGGCGCGTCCGTCACCGTCCCGGTGTACCTCGCCGAAGTCTCGCCGAGCGCACGGCGCGGCCGGATCGTGACCCAGAACGAGCTGATGATCGTCACCGGCCAGCTACTGGCCTTCATCTTCAACGCCTACCTCGGCAACACCTTCGGTGAATCCGGCGGGATCTGGCGCTGGATGCTCGTGATCGCCACTCTTCCGGCGATCGCGCTCTGGATCGGCATGAACTTTATGCCCGAAAGCCCCCGCTGGCTGGCCTCGATGGGCAGCTTCGGCGAAACCCTCAGCGTGCTGCAGCGGATCCGCTCCCAGTCCGAGGCCCGGGCCGAGTTCGAGGAAGTCAAGGCCATGGCCGTGGAGGACTACAAGTCCAAGATGGGTTCCTGGAAGGACCTCGGCGTCCCCTGGCTGCGCCGCATCTTCGTGATGGGCGTCGGCCTCGCCGTCATCCAACAGATCACCGGCGTGAACTCGATCATGTACTACGGTACCCAGATCCTCGCTGAGTCCGGCTTCGGCAGGGAGGCTGCGTTGACGGCGAACATCGCCAACGGCGTCATCTCCGTCGTCGCGACCTTCGTGGGGATCTGGCTGCTGGGCAAGGTGGGCCGGCGCAGGATGCTCATCACCGGCCAGCTCGGCACGACGGCGGCGTTGCTGTCGATCGGCTTCTTCTCGCTCATCCTGCCCGAAGGTACCGCCCGCGGCTTCGTGATCCTCGCCCTGACCGTAACGTTCCTGGCATTCCAGCAGGGCGCGATCTCCCCGGTCACCTGGCTGATGCTCTCCGAGATCTTCCCGCTGAAGATCCGCGGCCTGGGCATGGGCGCCTCAGCCTTCGTACTGTGGACAGTGAACTTCCTGGTGGGGTTCGGCTTCCCGCAGCTCCTTGCCGCGATCGGGCTCTCCAACACCTTCTTCGTCTTTGCCGTGCTGGGCGTCGGTGCCATCGCGTTCGCCGCGAAGTACATTCCGGAAACCAAGGACAAGAGCCTGGAAGACCTGGAGCACTACTTCAAGAACGTGGCCGGCAAGCAGCCCGCCACCGCGTAG
- a CDS encoding MarR family winged helix-turn-helix transcriptional regulator codes for MGIKDDAVEVRAQGWRTLAALHGLIEAELERSLQAVAQLSVVEYTVLDALSRQDGWHMRMQQLARATALSASATTRLVNRLEDRGLLTRILCADDRRGIYTELTPDGIKLLEEARPSHDATLERALAEAQEVPELAPLVAALPTLHAHV; via the coding sequence ATGGGCATCAAGGACGACGCCGTCGAGGTCCGGGCGCAAGGCTGGCGGACCCTGGCGGCCCTGCATGGACTGATCGAGGCGGAACTGGAACGCTCGCTGCAGGCTGTGGCGCAGCTGTCCGTTGTGGAGTACACCGTGCTGGATGCGCTGAGCCGCCAGGACGGCTGGCACATGCGGATGCAGCAGCTGGCCCGCGCCACCGCGCTGAGCGCCAGCGCCACCACCCGCCTGGTCAACCGCCTCGAGGACCGGGGCCTGCTGACCCGGATCCTGTGCGCCGATGACCGCCGCGGAATCTACACCGAGCTCACGCCGGACGGCATCAAGCTGCTCGAGGAGGCCCGGCCCAGCCATGACGCCACACTGGAGCGGGCGCTGGCCGAGGCGCAGGAGGTGCCGGAGCTGGCGCCGCTCGTCGCTGCGCTTCCGACGCTGCACGCGCACGTTTAG
- a CDS encoding MFS transporter, giving the protein MPIGLIALALGGFGIGLTEFVIMGLLPEVAADFQVSEATAGWLISGYALAVVVGALLLTAAVTRFERKPVLAVLMVLFIAGNLVSAIAPDYSLMMIGRIIAALAHGAFFGIGAVVAASMVAPTKKAGAIAIMFTGLTAANVLGVPFGTMLGQAAGWRSTFWAITGIGIISLVGILTLVPRTGSGEVAPGGLRGELRAFRSGQVWLSILVTILGYGGMFGAFTYIAFTLTEVTGFSASTVPWLLILFGVGLFIGNTVGGKAADRNVDRTLLVSLSALVVVLVVFALTAGNQPMTIASMVLLGGFGFATVPGLQMRVMKYATTAPTLASGANIGAFNVGNALGAWMGGVTITAGLGYTSPIWAGAGITLLGLGVMVFAAAAAKRHDAGRAGGTPGTGVAGADSERESVELQRA; this is encoded by the coding sequence ATGCCAATCGGCCTGATAGCACTCGCCCTCGGCGGGTTCGGGATCGGACTCACTGAGTTCGTCATCATGGGCCTGCTGCCCGAAGTGGCCGCGGACTTCCAGGTCAGCGAGGCCACCGCGGGCTGGCTCATCTCCGGCTACGCGCTCGCCGTCGTCGTCGGGGCCCTGCTCCTGACCGCCGCCGTGACGCGCTTCGAGCGCAAACCCGTCCTGGCCGTGCTGATGGTGCTGTTCATCGCCGGCAACCTGGTCTCCGCCATCGCGCCCGACTACTCGCTGATGATGATCGGCCGCATCATCGCCGCGCTCGCGCACGGCGCCTTCTTCGGCATCGGCGCGGTGGTCGCCGCCAGCATGGTCGCCCCCACCAAAAAGGCCGGCGCGATCGCCATCATGTTCACCGGGCTCACGGCGGCCAACGTCCTGGGCGTTCCCTTCGGCACCATGCTGGGACAGGCCGCCGGCTGGCGCTCCACCTTTTGGGCGATCACCGGCATCGGCATCATTTCCCTCGTCGGCATTTTGACCCTGGTCCCCAGGACAGGCTCAGGGGAGGTTGCCCCCGGCGGCCTGCGCGGGGAGCTCCGCGCCTTCCGCTCCGGCCAGGTATGGCTCTCCATCCTGGTCACCATCCTGGGCTACGGCGGCATGTTCGGCGCCTTCACCTACATCGCCTTCACCCTCACCGAGGTGACCGGGTTCTCCGCTTCCACCGTGCCGTGGCTGCTCATCCTCTTCGGCGTGGGCCTCTTTATCGGCAACACTGTCGGCGGCAAGGCGGCGGACCGGAACGTGGACCGCACCCTGCTGGTGTCGCTCTCCGCGCTGGTGGTCGTCCTCGTGGTCTTCGCGCTCACCGCGGGCAACCAGCCGATGACCATCGCCTCCATGGTGCTGCTGGGCGGCTTCGGCTTCGCCACGGTCCCCGGGCTGCAGATGCGCGTCATGAAATACGCCACGACCGCCCCCACCCTGGCCTCCGGCGCCAACATCGGAGCCTTCAACGTGGGCAACGCACTCGGCGCGTGGATGGGCGGCGTGACCATCACCGCCGGCCTCGGCTACACCTCGCCCATCTGGGCCGGTGCCGGGATCACCCTGCTAGGCCTAGGTGTCATGGTGTTCGCGGCGGCCGCTGCGAAACGGCACGACGCCGGACGTGCCGGCGGCACGCCCGGAACCGGCGTCGCCGGTGCAGACAGCGAGCGGGAAAGCGTGGAACTCCAGCGGGCCTAG
- a CDS encoding substrate-binding domain-containing protein — MAKFSWRKATLVAAVVPMLAMSACSSTGGKPADSGNAAGGGQVATTERMKIALITHAAAGDTFWDIVRKGAEEAAAKDNVELLYTSDPEAGRQAQLIQQAIDQKVDGIAVTLAKPEALSDSLKKAADAGIPIVSLNAGESVATQLGAFTHFGSNEKLAGEAVGTRLAAENFKHPVCVIQEQGHVGLEARCAGVKAKVPGTEILYVEGKDMTSVQSTATAKLQATNDADVIIGLGAPITLTLLKSVTDAGSSAKVASFDLNADLAQKIVDGAVLFTVDQQPWLQGYGAIDALWQNKRGGFSIGGGQSVLTGPSLVDKSNAADVLTFAQQGIR, encoded by the coding sequence GTGGCTAAATTTTCCTGGCGCAAGGCGACCCTGGTGGCGGCGGTTGTGCCGATGCTGGCAATGAGCGCATGTTCAAGCACCGGCGGCAAGCCCGCAGATTCCGGCAACGCGGCCGGCGGCGGCCAAGTCGCCACGACGGAACGGATGAAGATTGCCCTGATCACCCACGCCGCAGCGGGTGACACCTTCTGGGACATCGTTCGCAAGGGTGCCGAGGAGGCGGCGGCGAAGGACAACGTTGAACTCCTCTACACGTCCGATCCCGAAGCCGGGCGCCAGGCCCAGCTCATCCAGCAGGCTATCGACCAGAAGGTGGACGGCATCGCGGTCACGCTCGCCAAGCCCGAAGCCCTCAGTGACTCCCTGAAGAAGGCCGCCGACGCAGGCATCCCGATTGTGAGCCTTAACGCCGGCGAATCGGTTGCCACCCAGCTGGGGGCTTTCACCCACTTCGGTTCGAACGAAAAGCTCGCCGGTGAGGCCGTCGGCACGCGGCTCGCGGCGGAGAACTTCAAGCACCCGGTCTGCGTGATTCAGGAACAGGGCCACGTCGGCCTGGAAGCACGTTGTGCCGGCGTCAAGGCGAAGGTGCCCGGAACTGAGATCCTTTACGTCGAGGGCAAGGACATGACCTCCGTCCAGTCCACCGCGACGGCCAAGCTGCAGGCTACCAATGACGCCGACGTCATTATCGGCCTCGGCGCCCCCATCACCCTGACTCTCCTCAAATCGGTCACGGATGCCGGCAGTTCTGCCAAGGTGGCAAGTTTCGACCTGAACGCTGATCTCGCCCAGAAGATCGTGGATGGTGCAGTTCTGTTCACCGTGGACCAGCAGCCATGGCTGCAGGGCTACGGCGCCATCGATGCGCTCTGGCAGAACAAGCGCGGCGGATTTAGCATCGGCGGCGGCCAGTCGGTCCTCACCGGCCCGAGCCTCGTCGACAAATCGAATGCGGCCGATGTCCTGACCTTCGCCCAGCAGGGTATCCGCTAA
- a CDS encoding ABC transporter permease, producing MTMTQTKTKSPAPDERVAKRSPFQKLLGRPEVGALVGAIVLFIFFAAVSPTFTQPNALATILYGSSTIGIMAVGVSLLMIGGEFDLSTGVAVISSALTASMFSWYFSTNVWVGVLLALVVSLGIGYINGWILMKTKLPSFIVTLATFLMLTGLNLGLTRLIGGSVSSPSISNMDGFASARAVFASSVTIGGVDVKITVFIWIALVAVATWVLMRTRVGNWIFAVGGDANAARAVGVPVKATKIGLFMAVGFCGWILGMHNLFAFDTVQSGEGVGNEFLYIIAAVIGGCLLTGGYGSAIGGAIGAFIFGMANKGIVYAQWNPDWFKFFLGLMLLLATIVNLIVKRRAELK from the coding sequence ATGACCATGACCCAGACCAAGACAAAGTCACCGGCGCCCGATGAGCGCGTCGCCAAGCGCAGTCCGTTCCAGAAGCTTCTCGGACGTCCCGAGGTCGGCGCCCTGGTGGGCGCGATCGTCCTCTTCATCTTCTTCGCGGCCGTTTCCCCGACGTTCACCCAGCCCAATGCGCTGGCGACCATCCTGTACGGCAGCTCCACGATCGGGATCATGGCCGTGGGGGTGTCCTTGCTGATGATCGGCGGGGAATTCGACCTGTCCACCGGTGTTGCCGTGATCTCCTCGGCGCTGACGGCGTCGATGTTCAGCTGGTACTTCAGCACGAACGTCTGGGTCGGCGTCCTCCTGGCCCTGGTGGTCTCCCTGGGCATCGGCTACATCAACGGCTGGATCCTGATGAAGACCAAGCTGCCCAGCTTCATCGTCACCCTGGCCACCTTCCTGATGCTGACCGGCTTGAACCTGGGCCTGACCCGCCTGATCGGCGGCTCGGTCTCCTCCCCGTCCATCTCCAACATGGACGGCTTCGCCTCGGCCCGGGCGGTGTTCGCCTCCTCGGTCACCATCGGCGGCGTCGACGTCAAAATCACGGTGTTCATCTGGATCGCGCTCGTTGCGGTCGCCACCTGGGTGCTGATGCGGACCCGGGTGGGGAACTGGATCTTCGCCGTCGGTGGGGACGCGAACGCCGCCCGCGCCGTGGGTGTGCCGGTCAAGGCCACCAAGATCGGACTGTTCATGGCCGTCGGGTTCTGCGGCTGGATCCTGGGCATGCACAACCTCTTTGCCTTCGACACGGTGCAGTCCGGTGAAGGCGTGGGCAACGAATTCCTCTACATCATCGCCGCGGTCATCGGCGGGTGCCTCCTGACCGGCGGCTACGGCTCGGCGATCGGCGGCGCGATCGGCGCGTTCATCTTCGGCATGGCCAACAAGGGCATTGTCTACGCCCAGTGGAACCCGGACTGGTTCAAGTTCTTCCTGGGCCTGATGCTGCTGCTGGCCACCATCGTCAACCTCATCGTCAAGCGCCGCGCGGAACTCAAGTAA